TTTATCTGATATACTTGGATATAATTGACATTCCTATATTTCGCTTGTatgatatatgtattttattttaatgcttttattttatttataactttatttaacaatagagggagtttattacaattttggcaaatgttttataacatacCAATACGTCTTGGCGTGGCACAAGTTCGTAATGTCCGGTCTTTATATTCTCAAGTCTTTGATTACGCGAcactaaaaaaactatacacagattaaaaacagcttattatatatttgtaatctgtgattcaaaataatgttaacttctattaaatttaGCGGCGATTGATTTGTTGGTGTAATTATTTTGGCGAATGTTTTATCATAAATCAATATGAACgtattaaaaatcttcaactcagttaaatttatttatttcatctaCTAAATGGAATGAGATTGCAGCGTGCTGtgtcctattttttttcttttacgacAGATGAGTCAGAgacgaaatataaaattctatattatcggtacaatatatttgaaacGTTCGCATGtttcaatgtaaatataaagttacttGGCTTCAAATGCAGCGTTGTTTATTAACATCTCACGTTCTAACTTTTTATAACAcgtcttaaaatttaaagtaaaatgaaatgCATAATTAATTTCCATTATTTATTCGATACTTTTCACGATAaatttcttgttttatataacattgcCCTCACtagagttatttatatttggcAGGGTATTTGGCGTTTTTACTTACCATAACAATACTGAATATTTCACTCTATTATTGactgttttatacatttttctttggTAAGACATTATAGATGTTTAAATACGATCTAGCGAAAACTTTCCAGCCACATTAacaattcttattttaatgaatacatgtacgttataagaaaaaaaaacatcgttaatttaatgatttgtaaATGCTTAGAAGCGGAAAGTTTCCGCTTTACTGTTGTAACTTTAACCCTCTGTGGGTTTTAGGTgtccaaacaaattttatttgtattatttaaacaagtaGAAAAAGAACTAACATCTAAAAAGACTATTTAACAATATgtctgcaaaataaaaaaaaaatctgaaagaTAACTGTTTTGGAACTAATCTTTTGGATAATTATCTAAATTACTTACAATACTAAAATTGACACCTAAACGAtccatataaatttaataacaccaGATGTTCTAAGTTACAACGAGAACTTAAAGTGAACAATATTGTACTTAGCTAGTACCGTTTATATAGTTAGAGGCAAACCACCTTTTCATATCGTCTACAACAAACACAACACGTCTTTGTCAACCTCGCGTCGTCGTCTTCAACACGTGCTAACAAATTACGCACAACTAAATCTTCCCAAATATAATACACCTTCAAATTAGTTACAGGAATTCGAAAACatactttacattttataaatatattgatttgGGAGTTTTTAGGCATAATTATGGTCATAAATTATGGAAAACATATCAAAAATCCGATTAAGTATAAAAAGCAAAATGACAAAATGAACACTTAAAAGCCAGTCGACGTTTGAATAGTAAGCATAGATTATATAACATTACAGCAGTCGATTTAAGTACATTAAAGTGAGCAgctaaatattcaaataagtaaaaaataacacctCATAATTTAATGACAGATGCAGTGAAATAATCTCAAAAAAATGCAGATTAAAATGCAAGTTAGAAAACATTAGTCGCTCATTTcaatattctttaaatttaacgtATAAATGTCTTTTGACCCGCAAAAGGTAACAACGTCACATATATCCACATAGGAAGACGTCATTTGGCAAATAGATTTAAatccaatttaatgtttaCTCCCATTAATCCTATACAAAcgatctttaattaattattgctttaatttcttttggtCTATCAAATCCATGGCGGGTGATCATTCGTGTAAATGATAAGTTGTGTGCTATCCGTGTGCTTATCTCCGATTACCAGCTAGAATAGATAGAAATAAAGCGTCTCCACAAACAGTTACTACGAGCAGCGAAACTATCAGTAAAATACGTCTAAAAGATGAACACTAGTTATCCTAACGGGATCGCGTCTGTCGACTTCACAAGGCCTGCGGTAAGATTCCTCCTGAGATCACGTTCTTATACTTTAAGTACATTCTATTATTGCGTATTTCCAATTGCACTTTTACGATTGCAACGAACAGATGAGAGAGTCTTTGATACCTTCGATTCACACCACAAATACATAGTCCAGAGCGAGCGCGGTCAGCCGGGCCGGGCGCGCCTCACACGGGCGGCTCCAGGTGGCGCTGCAGAGACGTCAGTCAGGTGTGGAACACCCACCCTGGGATCGGAGGTCACGCGTCCGGGACTCCGTGAATGTGGTGCTGGTAGTTGTGGTTCAGCTTGTTGGCGAACTCGTGCATGATGTCCCTGAAGATGACCGAGTCGAGGTTCTCGCCGAGTATATAAAGCAGGTACCAATCGCCCATCTTGCTGCGGCGCACGATTGTGTCGACGTTGTCGCGCCGCACGAGCCGGAAGCGCATGCGCATCATGTAGACGCGCATGCGCGGCGAGAAGATGATCACTAGCCGGTACACCAGCGTGATGAAGGTGAGGACGCCTAGGATGACGAACCAGAACCAGAGGAAGACGTAGATCTTCTCGTTGACGACATTCAGCGGCAGAATGCAGAGCGCGTCGTGCCGCTCCACCTCGCCCGATGAACCGAACTTGTTGAACAACGTGCATTTCACCATTCTGAAACATTAACAATATAtgagtttgttatttttaaatacagtaatatactaagtactttaaataaaattaatataatcagGCTGATAGAGATGATTATGGGCGACCGCAAACAGAGCGGCGGCGAGCGATGCGGGCTCTTACAGCAACCACATTTACAATCCAAATAATGGATTGTAAAAACTAATAACCTTAAAAAGAACTCGCAATATCCCTCAACGAATGAATACATTCACTCGTAACTCTATTTACTTACTACCATCAAACTAGTTAACATGTACACaatattgttgtctttgttttgtcaaagaatataaaagggatgacaatCTTTGTCTatactaatgttttaaagagtaaagatttgtatttttaagtaactaataaactcaaaaactactggagcgatttcaaaaaattatatttctatagaAATCTACATTAACACTTAGTGACAATTTCACGCGGAAGAAGTTGGGGGAAAAAGCtagcataaaaaatatcaatgtaGTGGAGTTTAACGGTAATATAAACTTGAGTTACATATATAAGTGTAAGTGGGTGTGTGTGGGTTACCTGGGGAAGACATATATCATGGGGTCGACTCGGTCCTCCTGGTCGGACTCCATGTACGCAATCACCTTCAGCCCGAACGTCATGAACTCGCCGTCGAAGAACCGGTTCATCAGGAACATTTGCCCTACATAACAACAGATTATAAACTAACTGGAATAGTGTAACTGTCTGTTAGGGATCACTTCGGGAAAAACTTTATGGCTATagtaaatgatattaaaagcATTTTGAGGTTTCATTGACTCCAACACCGTCTAAACAAACactaattagtttaaatttgatGTGAGAAATTTATACTGCTTAACCTTTGAACATTTGCATTATAGCGAGGTTCAACAACACAATACTAGAACTACGATATCGAAGATAGGTTCATTCGCAAATTCTTCACTCATTTATCTTTTATGAAGTTGGTCTTTTGCTGTATATATACAGAAtgattcaaattcaaattcatttattacatgaTATGATAAAGAGTTTCACAGATTTATGTATTGTATCATACCAATACAATAGtaagattaatgtttttaaatttgaattccTTTTATAGCTTCGAAAATCCAAACTGAATTATCGCATTCGGTTCAAaacgatttattaaaatgggtttcataatataaaagtGTCAGTGCACGTCGTTGGTTTTTTCAATAAACCTTTCCGTTTACTTCcggtagttatttttatttttgatgtattaataaaaataaggccACTGTTTGCTGACGAAAGCTGTCGATGTCATTCTTAGGAGGGCTACGAAATAAGTGATACGtctgtataaatttataacagcAGTATGGCAGCTAAAATGCTTTACTCCGTTGTTAAAACACTTAtactaaaactatttacatattaacagTATTATGTAATTGAAGtctatttatttctacatCTCGTTGTTAACATAATTCTTCGATTTCCCGCGCGATTCTCTTTTCACCTCTATCTTTTTTCATAATTCAAAAGGCAAAGGTTCTTAGTGGCCAGTATGCCACCTCTTTGGCAGAATGTTTAATACTACTACTACACTCAAGAACGTCAATACTTGGCACATAGTCTATTAAATAATTCCGGACTACGAATACGTTTTAATGAACGcaccaattttaattttttttctaaggaTGATAATGCTTTTGAACAGTATACTATGTAAAATGCTCTTGGCAGTGAAAATGCACACAAGTAGATTGTGTCAAAAAGATATTTACCTTAAATTTCGATTATATAGGAACATaattatgtgaaaaataaGCGGCAAAATGAATACCGAAAAGTCAATTTCGTGGCCCGATTTTTTGCCAAACTTATATCAGTAGCCATCTGTGGTGCGAGCGGGCTTGAATCACAAGTACCTACTGGTACCTACTGGCCGTAAGTTGTAAATCATAACATAGAACATTAAAACTATCCCTTCCCTTATTGAACAATACTTctattatatttctaaaataggTTTTTGAACCGCATTACAATAATCTacctattttactaataaggaaaggatgagaaagAGAAGTGGAAATGGTTTGGGCAGAAGAAAATGATTTGCTACATTTTAAGATTCGGTCTGTAAGTAGTTTtcacttgattattttatagaatttagGTACTGGCTGCTTAATTGTTTACAACCATttaatctgtaaaaaaaatttgttcttACCTATAACATTGATAAGGGCGAGCGACTCGCAGAGGTAGTACCTGTAGGCCCACCAGTTGTGGTACCTCAGGTTCTCCCACAGGTAGTCCAGGATCAGTTTCTTCTTTGTCTTCTTCTCTATCTCTGTGCAGACCCCGACGTCGAGGTCCATCATAAGGGCGCGTATCTTGCCCCCCTCCCAGGACTTCCACAGCCAACGCGGCGCGTAGAACAGCATCGCCTGTAACAACAATATACAGTAAGACAGTTTCATACCTTTATTTTTTGGTGtaacatttaaagaaaaatctttcAGAGTTCCATAAGGttaacactatttttttatttaaattaaattaataaaatggataacgccttaaataaacatgtagCAAATTCACAGTTTTTAGATAAATTACTGTTCctattaagataaaatgtttCGGGAAGTATGTTATAGAATAATTAGTCAACTCTGAAATCTTTCCAAGTTGACGAATTaagttgtatttataaatattttgtatttttattgatatataacATCATAATGCAtacacacaaataaataaaacaaatctctAAGTGATTCATGATATGAGTTACTCTAAATAAAACGTTCTAAATCAAAAGCAGATATTTTGGCGTAGCGGCTGCTTCGACCTGAGACCGCGTACGAGCGTACACGTTGCAAAATAGACCCATTTTAAAGGCGGCAGAGCTGCAAACGCATCTGTTGACGCTACGCCAATAAATTCGTTCGGCTAGACGATGCCATAAAACAGCGCTTTATGGATATGAAGTATTATCGGAGTTTTCATCGCGTGCGTTTCAATACTACTATTTATTTAGGACGCCAATGTTTTTGCTGGCCGTACAAGTTTTGCAAACGATATCTCAATTAAACTTAAGTCTTTAGTCTGccgctagatggcgttagtTGTTTACTAATCCATGCTATGGAAAATGTGGGAAAACCGCatagaaaagaaaactttgtaatatattgGAAATGTAAGTTGAAAATTGGAGAGAATTCTAGAATGTTTCCAAGTTATACTTTTATACAAAGTTTGTTCaaccatatttttatttagtgacaaaatttactagtttttaatacaaaatctattataaaacggcataattataatgtaaactgATTAGTATTAGAGTTTGAGGTTCGCGCATAATCTGCCGTGACTAACAAGCGCTGAGGCAGTTGACCTTTTGTCTTGTTAGTTAGACATCAAGTGTGTAGTTGGCCTTAGATGTTTCATCGCCGCCCGAATAcaaaacctttaaaaataaacatacactTGGCTGATAAACAACAAACATGTATTTACActctaatattacaataagcTGGCAACACTtatgataaaacaaattaatttgtttatgctTAATTGCTATATTAATTTCTTCCACTTTATTTGTAGTCTTGAAGTCAGTTCTTGTTTGAAAAGAGATATGCTGCTGTTGATtatagtgtaaaataaaaataagatcgTGTAGTTATTATACATACGACACACTTGAATGTCTATCTTAGAGTGTTGCGATACGAAGTGTGTTCAAGTAGTGTTTACATCTGAGCGAGCGCCGCTCGGCTGTGAAGATAAATGTTACCGCAACGAAGACATTGACGTGCGTTAACTttagctatttttatttaaataaaaggaaataaaaacacaCACCTTTTACTGAATTAAAGAGTATTGAAAAGTTGCTAATCTTCGATATAAGAGTAAAGCAAACCAGAGATTCAGCGTTTTATCGAACTGGCAAGTTTTagcaaattaaacaaaaattttgtttcgTTTATTCGAATGTCACAATATTTGAAGTCACtgttaaattctttattaatatttctcaaTTTCCAAATCATTCATTACAATCGTTAACTGCTTAGTTATCGTAACGAAACAATTTCGTCGAAAGCGCAATTTAGTTTGTTCGGATATTGGTTGTGTTTATTTCGGTAATGGGGCGGCGGGGCAACGGGGCAACGGGGCGGCGGGGCAATATCGTCGCACGTGCTTGTAATTGTCGGTTAATATTGCGCCTCGATACGCACTATAATGCACGCACTACACGACGACCCGAGGTGTGACTCACTTGGCACAGGACGCTCGCACACGATAACTATATGTTACAAGTTACTAGCGTTTTTGATCATTAATATTCTACAGATTAAACATATAACACTGAGTTTTTACTATACTAAAATATCATGGTTATCTCTGGTTTCTCAAagcgaattaaattaaataagaaatataaagagGACATACTTTGACTTGACACAATCCGCCATTCGCTTACACTTTGCGTGACATGTGAGCGGCTAAACGAGTCGTTTTTCAGCGGGACTCGTGACTTTTTCAGGGTTACGTGTATGTATTGAGAGGAAATTCGTCACACGGAATGAGatatgatttaataataattataatgaccTACAAATACCAGCTGCgacgataaaattaaaaaccagaAAACAAcgcgaaagaaaaaaatgttatattagtaCGATTTTCAGTATAACGTCAAAGAGATTCAAACAATTATACAAAGAAACCTTTATAGAgagaatattatttcatatataagTGGGTCTATtacgaatatttgtaacaaacgCCTTAGTTACATCACCTTCAATGaagtcaaaattagtatgagatttttgatatattttacgcccgatagttcaagttttaatacaagttttttcgatgacgatacgattattgtcacaaatattcgtgttaGACCCACAGTATTAGaagatattttacattaactaTTACATAGCCaattgtaatcttactaatattataaatgcgaatgtttggatggatggatggatttttgttttaaggtatctccggaacggctcaacggatcttgatgaaatttggcacagatgtacagcatagtctggaagaacacataggctacttactacgatttttttgtttattcctcgcggacagagtcgcaggtgacagttagttaataataatgaactcgtttaaaacatactattCTAGATTTATGtcttaattgaaaattgtttcACAAATGAAATggcgaaataaaaatgtgtcacGGTATTGAAGCCGTAACCGATATAAAGGCGTGAACGCAATCTCCCCCATCTGTCATGGGCGCGTCCTCCCAGATTAACCACAAGATTTATGTCGCACAGTATGCACAcagctttataatttatgtctGGCTGCACACGGCATTATTCAAAATTGTCGAAACTCTTTTTAATAGTACTTCGATCGAAATAttggttatataaaaatgtcttaagGGAATGAAGTTGACggttacgaaatatttttatgctatattttttttacataagcGATACTACTACTACATACtgttaatatgtaatatttattaatataaaaaaatattgaggcgttttattgaattttagtcttctttaccttctcacccttttcttataaggtagggaagtggaagtggatagtagtaggcaacgtatctgcagttgtctatgggcaacggtcgcttcactatttcaGTGTATTCATGTGTccgcttgttcgtttgccactttatgttataaaaaaaaaacactattcaGTATTGCGCGGGAAAGATTCGCgctgttttatattatgttacatttttattgaatctaCTTAATCAAATATcgaaattaagttttcttagtaaaaaaaaaatgccatAGAGttgtgatataaattaaaagtgaaaaaatacattatttaattctgaaaAATTCCTTTTAATCCCCATTCATATTTAAGACTGACCGTATCTGTATTTGTattaatgcatttttatatttatattgaaccGTAAAGGAAATGTATTTGATGCATTATGTTTTGCTTCCTCGTTGTTAACATTTAAAGTGACTTGGGCTAAAGACGCGGGCGCAATAAAGAAGAGATATGAGTGCATTCGGCCGATTAGGGAAATTGGAGCGAACGGCCGCGACTCCCGGAACTGACATGTTTACATGCGGGTTAGTAATCGAGCGAGTTCACTCGCCTCATATTGCTTACTAAGggcttaataattaatttaacatatctGAGTTTAGTTAATCATTACTATAAcgcaaattattgttataatatatcGAATTTTCAGAATTGTTATGAGTTTAACGGTAGTAGCAGGTCTAACTAAAGGTTCATTTAGTTTAGACATACGCTGGAATCGTACGAACAATGCTCTGCAATCGCTTCAGAGTGAGACAAACTTATGGGAATACATGAGAGCGTCATCGCCGGACGGATCGAACTTTACGTACGATTCCGGCTTATGTGAAAATGAACCGTTAGAGAAGATAGATAGACTGGCTATGATTCAGGAAGCGACGACAAAAATTACACGTCATAGATAAATTTGGAAGACGAAAATCTGTTATGTAGATTCCACAAGTGaatggatattttttatcgacaCTACTGTATTGGTTGAGATTACAAACTTACCGATCGAGTCGTCTTGTACCAGTACTGGATCATGTATTAAAGCGTGCATGGCGTGTAATATTAGCGCGGTTGAGAAATGCACGCATATTGTGTTATGCTCGCTGCAGCAGCAGTCACAGAAAGTCAGTACATCGCAGCACTCGAGATTTACTCaacgtaaatataaatacgcaGCCATTAGGCACACGAATATGTTCAACTAATGTACTGATTAAAGCGGCGTAGCGGAATGCACCTTTGGCGGTAAATGCTATAAGGATTGATTTCAATaagtataaagtaattaagttttactaTTTAGGAACTACATAAGTATAAGATTTAAGTTCTTTATATACGAGGCAAACTCGatgaaactaatattgtatggatGAATCGTCGACTCAAATTCTATTCAGTTACTACAGACATACCGAATATGTCAACTGTTTAGCTCAGCTATCTTGACAATTGCTGCAATTTTTCTCACAATGATCTTGTCAAATATGATTTGATTTATTCTTTTTGGtgatgacagatagaaatgttGGCGACGCGCTGTATACGAAcctctatgaaatttaattgcgTGAGTTGCTTAGCGACTGAGATCGCCGGGTTTCGAATATTAACAtttccttgtgtacgaagggccttactCCACTAATGTTATTCATCTACAAAACTTCAGTTAATATGTACCAATACATATGAAATCAAATAATGttaggaataaaaaatttcgcGCACAAGTACAGtctgcaaataattttataacaacgaAACAGTCTTTCGCATAACATCCCTCAGTAAACATCATAAAGAGTCCCGAACTAGGGCGCGACTTTAAAAAACACCAGATATTGTGCTCGTACAAACATcagtatgtttgtttgttctcAAGACGTCGGACGAGACGCTGTGTTTGGAAACGACgccaaaacaataatttaaatgtacgtAATTATAAACAGACggacaataaaataatcgaCAATGTAAATATCGACGTCAAGACAAATAAacgataaagaaaaattaataaaatgaaagttcATAATCCTTTTAAACTTACacaattagaaaaagatataagcaattatttctttacagtatataagtattttactaaaatacgTAATGAAGTGTCCTAAATGAAGTAGgaaactaaaataaagtttattttacaagagCCATTCGTTCGGTTTCagaaaactttaaactaaTCTTCATGTCAAACATGTTTCAGAGTTCTAAAAAAGGCCGAAGCcgaaattatatcaaataaagatTAGCTAGATTTTAAAcgtaattcaaattaattgactattcagtaaaatttcatttgtagagttatttcttaatattggTATTAAACTAATGAGGTAAGCTTGTCATAAGTGGATAAGAACTAGCAAATAACCTTGTCTTCGGATATATTACAATGCCGTATTCGCTGAGGTCTTTGTCAATGACAACTTATTTGTAGTTACAACAATATATGTCagaaaaatagatatatgtGTCGTATGTATCTActtgt
This sequence is a window from Papilio machaon chromosome 3, ilPapMach1.1, whole genome shotgun sequence. Protein-coding genes within it:
- the LOC106711635 gene encoding innexin shaking-B isoform X3, encoding MLDVFRGLKNLIKVNYVHIDSPVFRLHYSITVILLISFSLIVTTRQYVGNPIDCIHTKDIPEDVLNTYCWIHSTYTLKSFFNKKVGVEVPYPGIGNSREKGKEDMNDRKIYKYYQWVCFCLFFQAMLFYAPRWLWKSWEGGKIRALMMDLDVGVCTEIEKKTKKKLILDYLWENLRYHNWWAYRYYLCESLALINVIGQMFLMNRFFDGEFMTFGLKVIAYMESDQEDRVDPMIYVFPRMVKCTLFNKFGSSGEVERHDALCILPLNVVNEKIYVFLWFWFVILGVLTFITLVYRLVIIFSPRMRVYMMRMRFRLVRRDNVDTIVRRSKMGDWYLLYILGENLDSVIFRDIMHEFANKLNHNYQHHIHGVPDA
- the LOC106711635 gene encoding innexin shaking-B isoform X1 translates to MGKTSGGRPDAGVRALRINNRRESGVSWGRRGWGARGGARGPGSAGVAGAGRRRERGGQPRRPMDILTSIYALLSGGQGVNPKIDSVAFRLHCGATTAALLAASAALTTRHLVGNPIDCIHTRDIPEDVLNTYCWIHSTFTVAGEAAGGAYPGVRSAGSAPRRYGKYYQWVAFTLFFQAMLFYAPRWLWKSWEGGKIRALMMDLDVGVCTEIEKKTKKKLILDYLWENLRYHNWWAYRYYLCESLALINVIGQMFLMNRFFDGEFMTFGLKVIAYMESDQEDRVDPMIYVFPRMVKCTLFNKFGSSGEVERHDALCILPLNVVNEKIYVFLWFWFVILGVLTFITLVYRLVIIFSPRMRVYMMRMRFRLVRRDNVDTIVRRSKMGDWYLLYILGENLDSVIFRDIMHEFANKLNHNYQHHIHGVPDA
- the LOC106711635 gene encoding innexin shaking-B isoform X2; this translates as MDILTSIYALLSGGVRRNPPHHQDQGVNPKIDSVAFRLHCGATTAALLAASAALTTRHLVGNPIDCIHTRDIPEDVLNTYCWIHSTFTVAGEAAGGAYPGVRSAGSAPRRYGKYYQWVAFTLFFQAMLFYAPRWLWKSWEGGKIRALMMDLDVGVCTEIEKKTKKKLILDYLWENLRYHNWWAYRYYLCESLALINVIGQMFLMNRFFDGEFMTFGLKVIAYMESDQEDRVDPMIYVFPRMVKCTLFNKFGSSGEVERHDALCILPLNVVNEKIYVFLWFWFVILGVLTFITLVYRLVIIFSPRMRVYMMRMRFRLVRRDNVDTIVRRSKMGDWYLLYILGENLDSVIFRDIMHEFANKLNHNYQHHIHGVPDA